The sequence below is a genomic window from Chryseobacterium foetidum.
CCAAAAAAAGGAAAGAAAAAATCAATTTTACTTTTGAAGCTAAAAAACCTACTTTTGCAGAGACGATTCATCTTGAACATAAAGATTTCAAGATAAACATCAAACTTTTTAAAATAACAGAAACTGAATAAAATGCAGACTATACTGACAGACTTTTACACATTGGAAGGCTACGAAAAATCAGAAAACGGGAGCTTCTCGGCTTGCATCACGCTGAATCAGAACCACGAAATTTTCAAAGGCCATTTCCCTGGAAATCCGGTGACGCCAGGCGTTTGTATGATGCAGATTGTAAAAGAACTCACAGAAGAATTTACAGGAAATAAATTATTCCTGAAATCTGCCTCCAACGTAAAATTCATGGCCATCATCAACCCTTTTGAAACGCCAAATCTGACGATGCAGCTTGATATTAAGGAAGTCGAAAACGAAGTGAAGGTAAAAAACACAACAGCTTTTGGCGAGACTATTGCATTAAAAATGTCTGTTAATTATACAAAGATTTAAATATGAAATTTTTATTTTCATTCATAACAGTATTATTTTTATTTTTCCAAAGTGGCGATTTGGATGCTTTGAGAAACGCTTACTCCAAAGCCAACGCCTCCAACGAAGGCGCAAAAAACTTCATTGAACTGGCCGATAAAAATTCCTCTTCAGACGCATTAGTCAAAGGCTACAAAGCAGCTGCAGAAATTCTGGAAGCCAAGGTGACGACCGAGAAAAACAAAAGAAAATCTTTCGTAAAATCCGGTGCAACACAACTGGAAAGCGTGATAAAATCAAATCCAAATAACGTAGAATTACGTTTAATCAGAATGAGCGTTCAGGAGAATATCCCGAAAATTGTGGGCTATTCTAAAAACCTGAAAGAAGATAAAGCATTCATTATCACTAACTATTCAAAGCAGAATGCCGCACTGAAAACGTACATCAAAAAATTCTCAATGCAGTCTAAAACAATGACCGCAACCGAGAAAAATTCGTTGAAATAAATGACACTTTCTGAAGTACAGAATGCAATTGACGAAAGGAAAATCTGCGTTTTAATACCAACTTATAACAATGCAAAGACGTTAAGAAGAGTCATTGACGGCGTTTTGGACTACACCCAAGACATTATCATTGTCAACGACGGTTCCACAGATTCTACTTCAGAAATTTTAAAAACCTATCCGCAACTCACCGCCATCCACCTTCCCGAAAACAAAGGAAAGGGAAACGGACTGAAAATCGGTTTCAGGAAAGCAAAAGAACTTGGCTACCATCACGCCATCACGATTGATTCTGACGGACAACACTATCCCAACGATATTCCCGTTTTTGTGAATGCTTTACTTGAAGAAAACGAAGATGTTTTACTGATTGGCAACCGAAATATGTCGCAGGACGGCATTCCCAAAAAAAGCAGTTTCGGAAACCGCTTTTCCAACTTTTGGTTTTGGTTCGAGACCGGAATTAAGCTTGAAGACACACAATCCGGCTATCGTTTATATCCTCTACACAAAATTCCGAAGAAATATTTCACACCAAAATTCGAGTTTGAAATTGAAATCATTGTTCGAACCGCCTGGCGTCATATTCCCGTAAAAAATGTTCCCATAAAAGTGCTGTATGACCCTGCAGAACGGGTTTCCCACTTCAGACCGTTCAAAGATTTTACGAGAATCAGCATTCTCAATACGATTTTGGTCACCATCACGCTCCTCTACATCATTCCGCGGAATTTCATCAATAATTTCAGAAAAAAAAGCTTTAAAAAATTCATCAAAGAAGATGTTCTGGAAAGCGACGGCAGCAACCGCACCAAGGCCTTTTCCATTGCGCTGGGCGTGTTCGTGGGCTTCTCGCCGTTTTGGGGATTTCACACGCTGCTGGTGATTTCGCTGTCCGTGCTTTTTAAGCTCAACAAAGTGCTCGCATTCATCGCATCCAACGTGAGTCTGCCGCCGTTTATTCCTTTCATCATCGTGGCTTCCCTGTTTTTGGGTTCACCTTTCGTAGAAGGAGACAGCGACATTTTCAATCAGGAATGGAATTTTGAACTGGTAAAAAATCACTTTTTACAATACATCATCGGAAGCATGATTTTGGCAATTTCAATGTCAGCCATTTTGTGGATTGCCACGTTTCTGTTCTTAAATAAAGTCAGTCCAGAAAATAATTAAAATAATTTGGGCAGCTGTATCCGCCTTCCGTTCCCGCTTTTTTTCTGTCATTGCGAAGAAATGGTAACCTAAAAAAAACTTTTCGTCCACGCAATGCCAGAAAAAAGAGCTCCACTCAAGTCGGGCTGCGAAGACGTTTCGTCTTTTTTTTCAATATTTCGAACAACTATAACTCAATAAAATATCTCAATTTTTCGTCCCCGCACCCTTCCACGAAGTGGCTGAATAGGAATAGCCGTGGCTAAAACCATGGAAACAACAGTAAAGCAATCGAACCACAAACTCTTTAAATTTAAATAGCTCTTGGTTAAATCGAGCAACCAGATTAGGCGAAGACAATCTAAGGATAACAAATAATACAACAACAGAACCACGAAGTGGTTCAATTTGAATAGCCGTGGGTGAAACCCATGGATGAAAACAACACAGAAACTGAACCACGAAGTGGTTCAACTAATCATTTCAATCTCTTCCCCGTTTTCTTCAAAAATTTCTCAACATTTTTTCTATCCGGCACTGTTGTAATCTCCTTCGTCAACGCTTTTTCAAATTCAAACTTAGCTTTTGAATATTCTTTTTGTTGAAAATAATATCTGCCCGCCTGATAGTAGACTACCCAAAAATCAGGATTCAAAGAATGATAATGCGGAATAAAACCGTCTGACAAAACAACGTCATTGCCATCAATTGCATTTTGAACTTCACCGTTCGCAAATTTAAATTCTTCATAATCTTCAAACGCCTGAGAATCTAAAAATGAATCTTTCGCAATATTCAGTTCCGGTTTTGAAAAATCACCATCTTTCAATCTTTCATTCGAAAAAATTTCATTCAAATCATAACAGACAAATTCTCCCAGCTGATACGGACTTGAAGACACCCAAACCAATCTCTTCTCGGGCGAAAAAATCACGGCATGATGTGCCAGCAACTGATTGATTGCTTTTTCATTCCCATAACCGATACTTTTATCTTTCAAACCAGACTTATCTCTGAGAATGGAAGCCATTTTCTCAGGATTAAGCTTTTTATTCTCTTGCAAAAGCTCCTGAAGCTTTTCGTATCGGTATGCGGAATGGCTTTCTACAATATGTTTTTGATTTCTTTTATCATTTTTATACGCATCCGACTGAAAATGATTCGTACAGAAAACCCTGCTTGAATTAGCGACATCATAAACACCGAAATTTTTAGGTGAAACTTCAATGATGACTGCTTTTTTATCATTTGCACTTCCAACCAAAATAGATTCAGAGACAAAAACCTTCCGCTTCTTTGCAATTTCAACTGCCTCATCAATGTTCTTTGCATATTGCAAAATCTCTCTCGTCACCAAAGAAATCGGCGTTTTTGCCGTTAAGGGAATTTTAGATTTTCCTGCGTTAATCGTTACTGTAATTCCTTCCTTATTCATTCCGGAAACGACGCCAATCATTCCGGGCCAGCTCACCGACAGGTATGGAATTCCATTTTCCGGTTCAACAAATTCAATCAATTTATTTTTTGCAAAATCATCGCCGACGTAAAAATCGAAATTTCTTCCGATTAATAAATCTCCATCTTCCGTATTTTCATTCCAGACTGCGAGAGAAGTACAGCCAACGACCATCAAATCCTGCATGGCGTGACCGATGTCGTGAGCACCGTGCAGATACATCGCTCTTCTGAATTTCGGTGCGATATAATCATATCTGTCTGATGAATATTGAGATAATCCGTACAATTCTGCCTGAAAATCATCTCTCACATTGAGATACATTTTCCTGTTGTACCATTTAAGAAAACCTCGCAACAGATTTTGTTTAAATTTCGATGGAACAAATGTTTCTACTTTTGAAAAGAAAATTTCTTCCTGCTTCTGCATCAGGTTTTGAGTTAGTGCTCCATTGTTATAACCGAGTTGTAAAGGATTTCCTTTGATGTACAATTCCCAAAGCTGCTGCTTATTTTTGGTTAAATAATTTTGTTTAAATGAAAAAGTAGAATCATTCATCTTCTGAACTTTCGGAATTTCCAAAGCATATTGTTTAATTTCCGGAATGTGTTTTACAGACTTTCTTGTTCCGCATGAAAGAAGACTTAAAATACAAAATATATAAACTAAAATTCTATTTTTCATCAGTTTGATTTAAAACCTGAGTCAAACGTTCGTCAATTAATTCCTTCCCTAAAATCTCAGCGCAAGTGTTAAACGCACCAATGGTACAGCCCAAAATCCCATGCATATTTACAGATTGGCCAGTCAGGAAGAGATTATCAATTTTAGTTCTTGGTGAAACCATCGTTTTTAAAGGATTTTCTGAGCTTTTGATGTAACCGTACATATTTCCCTCGAAACTGCCGATGTAATCGCGATACGACAAAGGTGAAGATGTGTAAATACTTTTTATTGAATCTCTCAGATTTGGGATTTTCTTTTCTAAGGCCTGAATCATTTTTCCAGCTTTTTCCAGTTTGAATTTTTCGTATAATTCATCTCTTTCCTGCTGATTTGCGATTGTGTTGAATGTATTTTCCCATTCTTTTACTTCCTCAAAATCCATGTAGGAAATGGCTGTCAGACTTTCTGCAAATTCGGGCTGATGCTTCGAAGGTGTGGAAGACAGCATATACGTTTCCGGCCAGTTTTCTTTTTTATATTGAGAAGCTTTCCAAACTAAATCTTTAGATGAAAAGTGGTACACATTGTAATCAAAATTTGAAATAGCACTTGGTTTTAAAACCAGATACACGCTAAAACATGATGAAACCGGCTCCCAGCTTAATATTCTGTTGAGGAAAGACTTTTTCAGTCGGTTTTCTCCAATCAGTTTTATGGCAGAGCGGATTTCAATATTTGAAATAAACTGTTGGGCAAAATATTCTTCCCCATCTTTGGTTTTAGCAGACTTTAACACATTGTCTTCATCAAAATTAAACTCAGTCACTTCAGAATGTTTGAAGACATCCGCTCCGTATTCCCGTAATTTTTTGATGAGTAGTTTTGAAATCTGGCTTCCACCTTTCACACATTTGTAAGCACTTTGAACATAAGAATTGATGGTCAGCGCATGAACGTAAAACGGTGTATTCTCAGAATCTCCGGCATAGAGAAAATTTGAACCCAACAAAACCGCTTGAAGTTTTTCGTTTGAGGTAATTGATTCAATGAATCTTTTGGTGTTGAGATGCAGAATTTCTTCACTGTAACTGTTTTGTCCGACCACATTATATCTTGGAAAATAGTTGCAAACCCGCTGGATTTCCTCACAATAATTTTCCAGATTTTCTTTTTCGTCAGGAAAATATACTGAAAGCTGTTTTACAAAATTGTCGTAACCCTGAGCGTGAGGATACTCAATCTCATCGTCTTCAAAAGTGATTTTATCGTAACCGTCTTCATCCATTTTCTGGAGCTGGAGGTCATCCATAATTTCTAAATACGAAAAGAACTGATGCAGATTTTGCCCTTGTGACAGTCCGCCAAGATAATGGACGCCTGTATCAAAAATGAGTTTGTCACGTGAAAATGTCTGAAGGTTTCCGCCATATTGATTGTTTTTTTCGAGAACGCAGACTTTCAGACCATCTTTCGCCAAAATAAGCGCCGAAACAAGACCGCCGAGACCGCTGCCAATGACCAATATGTCGTAGTTTTTTTTCAAATTCTGATTACAGTTTTTAAGGGGAAAAGGTACAAAAGTTTATCAAATTGTTTAGAATAAATGTGCTTATTTAAACAAAGGTTTGCAAAGATTTCTGCGAAGAAAGCGTTAAAAGATTTCCCACAGATAGCACAGATTTTCACAGATGAGAAACTGTCTCTTTTTACTTTTTATTTGGCTCTTTTAAAACATAGAATTGCCCGCAGCCCGACTTGAACGGAGCTCTTTTTGTGAGGAGGTACGACGAGCAAAAAAGCGGGAGTGGAAGGCGGAAAAGCTGCCCAAATAAAAATTATGAACTCAGTATCAAATAAGAAATCAATCTACATCGTCCCAAAAGTCGAAGTAATTGAACCATTGGAGTGGATATTTTCTGACCATCGATTCGAGATTTTGGGTGTAGGAATTGAGAAGTCCCTGTGCATCGCGTTTTTTAACCTGCTGAGCGACTCTTGCGTACAAATGATAATGTAGATTTTTCTCCTTCATCACATAAACATAAACCACGGGAACGCCCAATCTTGAGGCAATGAGAAAAGGACCCGCCGGAAATTTTGCGGATTTCCCAAGCAAATCGGCTTCAAGGAATTTTGAACCTTCGAAGTAACGGTCGCCGGTGAAACAGATGAGTTCGTTTTTTGACAGCGCTTCGTTGATGTCGAAAATGTGCGACATATCGTCTTTTACGTAGATGAATTTGATGTTGCTCTGCTTCACAGAAACGCTTTCGAGGTATTCTTTGATGACGGTAACCTCTTGGTCTGTCGTCACTAAGTTAATCTGACAATCGAAATCAATGTCGGCGAAAAAATGTTCGGCAATTTCGAAATTTCCGATGTGGGCGCTGATGAGAACGCCGCCTTTTTTCTCGGCAAGAAGGTTACGAAGGTTTTCGATTCCATCGAATTCGTAAGTATATTTTTCACGTAAACCTGCTGAGATGGCGGTTTTGTCGATTAAAGTCTGACCGAATGTGAAGTAGCTCTTATAAACCGAAATTCTCGTTTTCCAGGAACTGAAGTTGAGCCTTTTTTTGAAGTAATATGAAATGTATTGGTTGCTCTTTTTTTCGAATAAAAAGTAGTAGGAAGCAACAAAATAAAGTACAAAATACGAACTGCGGATTCCAATATTCCTAATGCACCAGACGAAAATTCTGTACCCTAAGATGGTGCCTTTAGACTTGCCTTTCCACTTGTTCATAGTTTCAATTTAACAATGTATCAATGTAACAGTGTAACAATTTTTGTGCATTGGTACATCGCTATATTGTTATATTGCTACATTTTTAAGGAGATTTTGTTTTCGATTGTTGAGTAAAAATCGTCGAAAGTGATGATGTCTTTGAAATCGGCTTCGCCTAATTTCACACCAAAATTGGATTCGATGACCACCACCAAATCGATATAATCTAAACTGTCTAAGCCCAAAGTTTTCTTGAAGTGGGCGTCATTGCTGATTTCGTCGGCATCTACCTCAAATTCATTGATTAAAAAATCATTAGCAACGGCAACAATTTTTTCTCTTTCCATGTTTTTTTATTCAAATTTTTTAACGATTAATGCGGAATTGGTTCCCCCAAATCCGAAAGAATTCGACAAAAATACGTCAATTTTTTGATTTTTAGTTTCGGAGATTAAATTTATCTTTTTTGCGTCTTCATCGGGATTTTCCAAATTGATGTTGGGAGCCACAAAACCGTTCTGCATCATCAGAATGGAGTAAATCACTTCACTCGCACCTGCCATCCAGCATTCGTGACCGGTCATTGATTTGGTTGAGCTTACCGGAACTTCACTTCCGAAAATTTCGTGAATTGCTTTTGCCTCGTTGGCATCGCCGATGGGTGTGGAAGTCGCATGAGCATTGATATAATCGACATCTTTCACTTCAAGACCGGATTGTTTCAAAGCCCGGTTCATTGCTAAAGCCGGCCCGTCGATATTCGGAGTGGAAATATGTCCGCCATTGGAAGAAAAGCCGTAACCAACGATTTCTGCAATGATATTGGCACCTCTTTTTTGGGCTGATTCCAAACTTTCAACAATTAAAGTTGCGGCACCACCGCTTGGAATTAAGCCGTCTCTGTCTGAATCGAAAGGTCTTGAAGCTTTGGTTGGTTCATTTTCTCTTGTTGAAAAAACGCCCAGTCCATCGAAGCTCGCCATTGAATATTTGTTGGTTTCCTGCGCACCACCGCAAACGATGATGTCCTGAAAACCGTTTTTAATCATCATATACGCCAATCCCAGAGAGTGCGAACCGCTTGCACAGGCTGCGCTGATGGTTAAATTGATTCCTCTTAATTTAAAAATGGTGGAAAGATTCATCGTTACTGTGGAGTTCATCGATTTGAAAATCGCTCCTGAACCCATCAAAGTGGTGTCTTTTTTTTCTCTTGCGATGTCGATTGATTCTACGACTGCTTTGGAAACGCTGTCGTTTCCATATAAAATTCCGACTTCATTCTGGTCGAGAAAATCCTGATTGATATTGGCTTGTTGTAAAGCATCAAGTGTTGCGATGTAGGCATACTCGCTTTCTTCGCCCATGCTTACACGTTGTCTACGATTCAAAAGATTCTTCAAATCCGGCTTGGGAACAACGCCGCTAAGGCCGGACCTGAAGCCGAATTCTTTTCTCTCATCGACCAAAACAATTCCGGATTTACCTTGATACAGGGATTCTTTCACTTCCTCCAAAGAAGTGCCGATGCAAGAATAAATTCCCATTCCGGTAATGACTACCCTATTTTCCATTCTATAAATTCAAGATTTAAAATTCAAAGTTCAAAATTACTGCTCTAAATTTTAAGAATAAATTCCTCCGTTAATATTAATAATTTCTCCTGTGATGTAGGAAGATTTTTTTGAGGCTAAAAATGCGACCAAATCTGCCACTTCTTCTGCTTCCCCGAAACGGTTGGCCGGAATCATCGCTTTCAGTTCGTCTTCATTGAAATCCTGTGTCATATCGGTTTTGATGAAGCCTGGCGCCACAGCATTTACTGTGATATTCCTTTTGGCAACTTCCTGAGCCAACGCTTTTGTAACGCCAACCAAAGCACCTTTTGCTGCTGAATAATTTGTCTGTCCGGCCGTTCCTTTCACTCCGGAAACGGAAACCATATTGATTATTCTGCCGTATTTGTTTCTTAATAATTTCTGAATGAAAAAATTGGTTACGTTATAAAAACCGTTTAAGCTCGTGTTAATCACCGAGTTCCAGTCTTCGCTTGGCATCCACATAAATAATCCGTCTCTTGTGATTCCGGCATTGTTGACAATCACCTCAACGATAGATTTTGGATTATTTTCCTGCCATTCATTTAAAACTTTTTGAGTTTCTTCAGCATTTCCTACATCGAATTTAAGAATTTCTCCGGTAGAACCCAACTCTTCAACTTTGGTTAAAGTTTCCTTTGCTGCGACTTCATTTGAAGTGTAGTTGATGAGAATATGGTAATTTTTTTCTTCAGCCAGTTTGATACAGATTGCTCTTCCGATACCTCGGGAACCACCTGTTATGATTGCACATTTCATGTGTAGTTTTTATATTTTATTGTTGAACCCTTTCAGGGTTCGGATTGTATTTTTCCTATTTATTTCCATAGGTTTCACCTACGGCTATTCATATTGAACCCTTCGGGTTTTGATTGCATCTTCCAGTTTCCTTGCCCTAGGTTTGGCTTCGCCGAAGTTTGTATCAAAATTTTATCTACGACTGTTTATATTGAAACCTTCGGGTTTTCTGATTTCCAAATTAGTTTTTCAGATATTCTTTTACTTTCTCTACAAACGGATACATAATCAAATCTTCTTTGAAAGCTGGAACAATTGCCCGAACTTCATCGTATAATTTTTTTGTATTTGATGAAATTTCGTTCTGACATTCTAAAAACTCTATCGCCTGAACAACCGTAATCAATTCGATTGCCAAAACCTCGAAAGCATTGTTAATAACCTTGCTACAAATCACCGCAGAATTGGTTCCCATACTCACGATATCCTGATTATCATTGTTATTCGGAATACTGTGAACATACATCGGATTCGACAGCATCTGACTTTCTGCTGTTGTGGAAGTTGCAGTGAACTGAACGCCTTGCATTCCGAAATTCAATCCTAATTTTCCGAGATTGACAAATGGTGGGAAAATCTCGTTGATTTTTGCATTGAGAAGATAATTCAACTGTCTTTCTGCAAGCATCGTCAGTTTTGTAATCACGATTTTCAGCTTGTCCATTTCCAGAGAAATATAATCGCCGTGGAAGTTTCCGCCGTGGTAAACGTGTTGGTCTTCGGGAATGATAATCGGATTATCATTGGCAGAATTAATTTCATCTTCCAGGATTTTTTCCGTGAATTCCAAAGTATCTAAAACCGGCCCTAAAATCTGAGGAACACAACGTAATGAATAATACTCCTGAACTTTATCTTTGAAGATTTCCTCTTTATTTTCTTTGTTATAGAGATGATCTTCTCTTTTTCTGATTAATTTGCTGTCAGAAAGACTTTCGCGCATTCTGGACGCGATTTTTTGTTGGCCTTCATGTCTTTTTGTCGAGTTCAAAGCTTCAGAAAAATGGTCATCGTAGGCTTTAACAATTTCATTGATTGCACACGAAAGTTTCACTGAAATATCGACTAACTTTCTTGAATAATAGGCGTTGATAATTCCAATTCCCGTCATTGTGGAAGTTCCGTTCATCAATCCTAGACCTTCACGGATGTGAACTTTTATCGGTTCAAGATTTAATTCGGCAAAAACATCTTTGGTTGCGCGTCTTTTATTATTATAGAAAACTTCTCCTTCTCCAATTAAAACCAAAGCCAAATGCGCCAACTGAACTAAATCGCCACTTGCGCCAACGCCACCGTGTTCGAAAATCAACGGCGTAACATCTTTGTTAATCAATTCTTTAAGTAAAAAAACAACAGAAGGATGAATACCGGATTTTCCTAAACTTAATGTGTTCAATCTCGCCAACATTACCGCTTTTGCAGATTGAGGCGAAAGTGGATTTCCCACACCTGAAGAGTGGCTTCTAATTAAATTATACTGAAGCTGATTTCTGTTTTCTTCACTGATTCTATACTGCGCCATTGGCCCAAAACCAGTGTTTACGCCATAAATAACTTTATCTTTGGAAAATTCTTCTAAAAAACTGAAACCGTTTTCTACTTTGGAAATCAGTGTTTCACTTAATTCAAGCGTTTCTTTATCAAAAATAATTTTATAAAAATCCTCTAATTGGAGGTTAGCCGTTAATATCATCTATCAATATTTAAAAAAAGAAAAAAAACTGATTTGGAATCAATTTTTTGTGATTAATTTTGTGACGCAAATATAGATAGAATATCACACAAAATGAAAGAATTTGTAGATGTCCTTGTGATTGGCGCCGGACCTTCCGGTTGTGTCTCTTCCGCATATCTTCATAACAACGGCGTAAAGGTGAAAGTGGTGGAAAAAACCATGTTCCCAAGATTAGTTGTTGGTGAAAGCCTGATTCCGCGGGTGATGGATCATTTTGAAGAAGCCGGATTATTTCCGGCATTAGATAAAATGGGCTTCGAAAAGAAACTTGGTGCACGTTTTATGCGGGGTGATGAAGTCTGCATTTTCGATTTCAGCAATAAATTCGGCGAAGGCTGGGACTGGACGTGGCAGGTTCCAAGAGCTGATTTCGACAATACTTTGGCTCAGGAAGTGATTAACAAAGGAGTTGATCTTGAATTTGAAACTGAAGTAATCGGCATTGAATTTAACGGAACAGATTCTATAACAACTGTAAAAAGCAAAGACGGAAAAACCAAGGAAATCCATGCAAAATTTGTGATTGATTCCAGCGGTTACGGAAGAGTTTTACCGAGACTTTTAGATTTAGAAAAGCCTTCAAAACTTTCTCCGCATTCGGCAATTTTTGCTCACGTGGAAGACATTAACAGAGAAGAAGGTGAAGAAGGAACTTTAATTTCTTTTGATATTATTGAAACGGAAGTTTGGCTTTGGGTAATCCCATTTTCGAATGGAAACACAAGTGTCGGAATTGTTGGTCCGACTGAATATATTGAAAAACTATCTGAAAAAGGCGATACTGCTGAAGCTTTGAGAAAAGCAATTTCACTTTCCGATTATTATGTAAAACGTTTCGGAGATGTAGATTTTCTTTTTGAACCAAAACATCTGAAAGATTATTCCTGTTCCGTTAAAAAATTATTCGGAGACGGATTTGCTTTAACAGGGAACGCTTCAGAATTTCTTGATCCTGTTTTTTCTTCAGGAATGGCATTTGCAACAGAAGGAGGGATGACTGCCGCAAAACTGGCAATAAGACAGTTAAACGGTGAAAAAGTCGATTGGCAGACAGAATTTGCAGATTATAT
It includes:
- a CDS encoding 3-hydroxyacyl-ACP dehydratase produces the protein MQTILTDFYTLEGYEKSENGSFSACITLNQNHEIFKGHFPGNPVTPGVCMMQIVKELTEEFTGNKLFLKSASNVKFMAIINPFETPNLTMQLDIKEVENEVKVKNTTAFGETIALKMSVNYTKI
- a CDS encoding phytoene desaturase family protein; the protein is MKKNYDILVIGSGLGGLVSALILAKDGLKVCVLEKNNQYGGNLQTFSRDKLIFDTGVHYLGGLSQGQNLHQFFSYLEIMDDLQLQKMDEDGYDKITFEDDEIEYPHAQGYDNFVKQLSVYFPDEKENLENYCEEIQRVCNYFPRYNVVGQNSYSEEILHLNTKRFIESITSNEKLQAVLLGSNFLYAGDSENTPFYVHALTINSYVQSAYKCVKGGSQISKLLIKKLREYGADVFKHSEVTEFNFDEDNVLKSAKTKDGEEYFAQQFISNIEIRSAIKLIGENRLKKSFLNRILSWEPVSSCFSVYLVLKPSAISNFDYNVYHFSSKDLVWKASQYKKENWPETYMLSSTPSKHQPEFAESLTAISYMDFEEVKEWENTFNTIANQQERDELYEKFKLEKAGKMIQALEKKIPNLRDSIKSIYTSSPLSYRDYIGSFEGNMYGYIKSSENPLKTMVSPRTKIDNLFLTGQSVNMHGILGCTIGAFNTCAEILGKELIDERLTQVLNQTDEK
- a CDS encoding LpxL/LpxP family acyltransferase — its product is MNKWKGKSKGTILGYRIFVWCIRNIGIRSSYFVLYFVASYYFLFEKKSNQYISYYFKKRLNFSSWKTRISVYKSYFTFGQTLIDKTAISAGLREKYTYEFDGIENLRNLLAEKKGGVLISAHIGNFEIAEHFFADIDFDCQINLVTTDQEVTVIKEYLESVSVKQSNIKFIYVKDDMSHIFDINEALSKNELICFTGDRYFEGSKFLEADLLGKSAKFPAGPFLIASRLGVPVVYVYVMKEKNLHYHLYARVAQQVKKRDAQGLLNSYTQNLESMVRKYPLQWFNYFDFWDDVD
- a CDS encoding C45 family autoproteolytic acyltransferase/hydolase, with amino-acid sequence MKNRILVYIFCILSLLSCGTRKSVKHIPEIKQYALEIPKVQKMNDSTFSFKQNYLTKNKQQLWELYIKGNPLQLGYNNGALTQNLMQKQEEIFFSKVETFVPSKFKQNLLRGFLKWYNRKMYLNVRDDFQAELYGLSQYSSDRYDYIAPKFRRAMYLHGAHDIGHAMQDLMVVGCTSLAVWNENTEDGDLLIGRNFDFYVGDDFAKNKLIEFVEPENGIPYLSVSWPGMIGVVSGMNKEGITVTINAGKSKIPLTAKTPISLVTREILQYAKNIDEAVEIAKKRKVFVSESILVGSANDKKAVIIEVSPKNFGVYDVANSSRVFCTNHFQSDAYKNDKRNQKHIVESHSAYRYEKLQELLQENKKLNPEKMASILRDKSGLKDKSIGYGNEKAINQLLAHHAVIFSPEKRLVWVSSSPYQLGEFVCYDLNEIFSNERLKDGDFSKPELNIAKDSFLDSQAFEDYEEFKFANGEVQNAIDGNDVVLSDGFIPHYHSLNPDFWVVYYQAGRYYFQQKEYSKAKFEFEKALTKEITTVPDRKNVEKFLKKTGKRLK
- a CDS encoding beta-ketoacyl-[acyl-carrier-protein] synthase family protein, translated to MENRVVITGMGIYSCIGTSLEEVKESLYQGKSGIVLVDERKEFGFRSGLSGVVPKPDLKNLLNRRQRVSMGEESEYAYIATLDALQQANINQDFLDQNEVGILYGNDSVSKAVVESIDIAREKKDTTLMGSGAIFKSMNSTVTMNLSTIFKLRGINLTISAACASGSHSLGLAYMMIKNGFQDIIVCGGAQETNKYSMASFDGLGVFSTRENEPTKASRPFDSDRDGLIPSGGAATLIVESLESAQKRGANIIAEIVGYGFSSNGGHISTPNIDGPALAMNRALKQSGLEVKDVDYINAHATSTPIGDANEAKAIHEIFGSEVPVSSTKSMTGHECWMAGASEVIYSILMMQNGFVAPNINLENPDEDAKKINLISETKNQKIDVFLSNSFGFGGTNSALIVKKFE
- a CDS encoding DUF2062 domain-containing protein, which translates into the protein MTLSEVQNAIDERKICVLIPTYNNAKTLRRVIDGVLDYTQDIIIVNDGSTDSTSEILKTYPQLTAIHLPENKGKGNGLKIGFRKAKELGYHHAITIDSDGQHYPNDIPVFVNALLEENEDVLLIGNRNMSQDGIPKKSSFGNRFSNFWFWFETGIKLEDTQSGYRLYPLHKIPKKYFTPKFEFEIEIIVRTAWRHIPVKNVPIKVLYDPAERVSHFRPFKDFTRISILNTILVTITLLYIIPRNFINNFRKKSFKKFIKEDVLESDGSNRTKAFSIALGVFVGFSPFWGFHTLLVISLSVLFKLNKVLAFIASNVSLPPFIPFIIVASLFLGSPFVEGDSDIFNQEWNFELVKNHFLQYIIGSMILAISMSAILWIATFLFLNKVSPENN
- the fabG gene encoding 3-oxoacyl-ACP reductase FabG, translating into MKCAIITGGSRGIGRAICIKLAEEKNYHILINYTSNEVAAKETLTKVEELGSTGEILKFDVGNAEETQKVLNEWQENNPKSIVEVIVNNAGITRDGLFMWMPSEDWNSVINTSLNGFYNVTNFFIQKLLRNKYGRIINMVSVSGVKGTAGQTNYSAAKGALVGVTKALAQEVAKRNITVNAVAPGFIKTDMTQDFNEDELKAMIPANRFGEAEEVADLVAFLASKKSSYITGEIININGGIYS
- a CDS encoding HAL/PAL/TAL family ammonia-lyase, which encodes MILTANLQLEDFYKIIFDKETLELSETLISKVENGFSFLEEFSKDKVIYGVNTGFGPMAQYRISEENRNQLQYNLIRSHSSGVGNPLSPQSAKAVMLARLNTLSLGKSGIHPSVVFLLKELINKDVTPLIFEHGGVGASGDLVQLAHLALVLIGEGEVFYNNKRRATKDVFAELNLEPIKVHIREGLGLMNGTSTMTGIGIINAYYSRKLVDISVKLSCAINEIVKAYDDHFSEALNSTKRHEGQQKIASRMRESLSDSKLIRKREDHLYNKENKEEIFKDKVQEYYSLRCVPQILGPVLDTLEFTEKILEDEINSANDNPIIIPEDQHVYHGGNFHGDYISLEMDKLKIVITKLTMLAERQLNYLLNAKINEIFPPFVNLGKLGLNFGMQGVQFTATSTTAESQMLSNPMYVHSIPNNNDNQDIVSMGTNSAVICSKVINNAFEVLAIELITVVQAIEFLECQNEISSNTKKLYDEVRAIVPAFKEDLIMYPFVEKVKEYLKN
- a CDS encoding acyl carrier protein; this encodes MEREKIVAVANDFLINEFEVDADEISNDAHFKKTLGLDSLDYIDLVVVIESNFGVKLGEADFKDIITFDDFYSTIENKISLKM